The Drosophila biarmipes strain raj3 unplaced genomic scaffold, RU_DBia_V1.1 ptg000019l, whole genome shotgun sequence genome includes a region encoding these proteins:
- the LOC122818563 gene encoding LOW QUALITY PROTEIN: NADH-ubiquinone oxidoreductase chain 2-like (The sequence of the model RefSeq protein was modified relative to this genomic sequence to represent the inferred CDS: substituted 6 bases at 6 genomic stop codons), whose product MLIMVDYYELYTLTVIILFFLIFNNSSKILFITIIIIGTLITVTSNSWLGAXIGLEINLLSFIPLLRDNNNVISTEASLKYFLTQALASTVLLFSSILLILKNNINNEINESFTSIIIISALLLKSGAAPFHFXFPNIIEGLTXINALILITXQKIAPLILISYLNIKNLLLIRVILSVIIGALGGLNQTSLRKLIAFSSINHLGXILRSLIISESIXFIYFLFYSFLSFILTFMFNIFKLFHLNQLFS is encoded by the coding sequence GTTATAatccttttctttttaatttttaataactcctcaaaaattttatttattacaattataattattggaACATTAATCACAGTTACATCTAATTCTTGGTTAGGAGCTTGAATAGgtttagaaattaatttgttatctTTTATCCCCCTATTAagagataataataatgtaatatCAACTGAAGcctctttaaaatattttttaactcaaGCTTTAGCATCAACTGTACTGttattttcttcaattttattaatattgaaaaataatataaataacgaAATTAATGAATCTTTTACatcaataattattatatcagCTTTACTATTAAAAAGTGGAGCCGCtccttttcatttttgattCCCTAATATAATAGAGGGATTAACATGAATAAATGCTTTGATATTAATAACTTGACAAAAAATTGCCCCATTAATactaatttcttatttaaatattaaaaatttattattaattagaGTAATTTTATCAGTAATTATCGGAGCTCTTGGAGGATTAAATCAAACTTCTTTACGAAAATTAATAGCTTTttcttctattaatcatttagGATGAATATTAAGATCATTAATAATTAGTGAatctatttgatttatttattttttattttattcatttttatcttttattttaacatttatgtttaatatttttaaattatttcatttaaatcaattattttcttga